One Carya illinoinensis cultivar Pawnee chromosome 5, C.illinoinensisPawnee_v1, whole genome shotgun sequence genomic window, GATCTTTTTTATTTCCTAGCTAATCATTAGCGGCCTTCTCAAATCTCCGAGATCGAGTTATTCCTGGATACTCTAAACCCTCCCAGAAATACCTATTCTCCTGCTTTTGCTGGAATGTTACAATTCTCAAGAATTTAAGAAGAACCTGCGGTCTAAGTTTTGGATAAATTAGATAGAATATATGCCCTACTGTTCCATAAAGATAGGTCTACCTCCCTCCAAAACTTAGATTATAGATTCTTTTCTAAGGTATCCTAATCTGTTTTTACATATTTCAAAGCTATATATCATATTCATGGACCGTGGTGGCCGTCATGcactgatcatcatcatcattataatttgttattgGAATCGATGCTGCTGTTATGGAATCGAATGCTACAAGTAAAGATATATGCATGGCTGATTTACAATTCAGATAAGGTGAGAGGGATGGCATTTTGTTGTAGAACATTTTTTCTTATCTTGGGCTAGCTAGTTttcttttcctatatatatatatattagccatgcacttgtatatatatatcaagatgGAAGATTGTTTTATTCAGAGAAAAATGAGAACACAGATGATTTTCTAACCGGCCTAATGTCTAGTTTCTAGGTTAAAACTAGcactacttatatatatatatagaatgttTGTTTCTTTGGTCTCATGTACTGTTTCATCGATCTATGGAAGGACGCGGTTGGTTAATTGGTAcattaataaattcaatattgttgAAGGTCCCTAGCTAGCTGTTGCCTAGTCTTACCCTATATATTAATCATCATTTACCATCACTCCATGTCAGGTGACCGCCGGCCGTGGTGATCAGTAATCAGAATGCAGCTTTTAATTAAAAGAATGGGAATTGATGATTTATAGCTAGTAATTGGTAGCTAGGCATTCACGTACAGTGCATGCATGCTGGACTGACTCGAtcggtaattaattaattaaacgaAGAAATTATGAGCaggattaatttaatttcctCAGTTGACACAAACTtatctaaataatatatatataaaataaacgtTTTTTTATTTCGTTTTACCAAATTTTCTCTAAGAAAGCTATGGTACTTACGAGGTTGGCCAGCAAAAAACCTTTTATTtgcttgtaattattttaattttagtcaATTTTCACTTATATAGATTtattacattatataataatatatatgaacaattttattcattagtACCGTGGTTAGTAGTTCCTTAGGTAAATAAGTGCACGTGATGGCCCTGTTACTTCTTGAtcacattacaagaaaaatatactCATTTTCGTTAGAAATAGtctttttaattacaaaattttaatcataaaaatctaTTCCTCTTGTAATGTCAAAAAGAAATCACCCGTCCCAACACTTTTAGATATTAaaggaaaacatatatatatatatataacttgaatattatttaaaaacgaAAAATTAGATCACGTAATTGTGATATTTTTCCATTGGGATCAGTAATACTTGagggtttaatttaatttcttaattttatcgAACTTGTAtctaattagttttatatatatatatatatatatatatatattatatgcagcATGCATGTGAAAAAAGGGAACCACGCACACGCGGTCATGTACAACTGTTTAGATCTTTTAACATTCAGTACTTTGTAGTTTTCTATCTGCTTAATTTAACCCGTGATGATCAGTTTTTAATATTGCCAGGCCGGAATTCCAAAAAGCACAAATATTAGTTGATGACAGCGTGAAATATTCTATAAATTAATCAGCgacaaccatatatatatgcattataattaaaaaaaaaaactcaaatgcTAGTAATTGTCTCCATTAATGCTTGATATATGCTAGCTTTCTAAATCGACAGTACGTTAATTTTGCAAGTTTTATTGCAGAAAAACATGCATGGACAAAAtcactgaaaaatgaaaatacatgAAGATCAGTActggataaatatatatatatatatatatatatatatatatatgtatatatatgctgtttgaaaaatgaatggtCAAGATTGctttaagtgaaaaaaataaattgacattTACATTAATTATCTTCCATTCTCTTATCTattcatttttgtttcaataggacgtatctaataaatttttaacaagATGTAAGCCAAACCCTACATGTCTAATTCATACTTATTACGATCTAATCAATTACTCGTAAAGAGGGAGACGGGGTTAATTAAATAACCATTCATCGCTGCATGGAATCTGCATTTATAGAcctatttctttcattttattttattttatttatttattattattatttttttttttttatggaacaTTTATAGCCCTATTTCATGCAAAAAGCTTAGCAGTATTTTCAAATGATCTCCTGCATACTATTAATTCAAAATTGATACCCATCCTCTTATATACATCCACGTTTCACTTTACTCCACGAAAATAGTAACTAATTGATCATTGATATATATGTTGTAAAGAATGTAAGAATATGATGGACCTAGAGCTAGCATTAATTTAGCTTTCACGTCTAGTCGAgattaacattatcaaattaATGAAAAGAAGCTCCTAAACTAAAGATCAATGTGATGGACCCTTGTTCTTTCTCATGAGTGTAAAAAGCAAAAGGATAAGATTAATGGACCTTTTGCAGAGTTGCTCTATTTCTAATTACAGTCGCATGCATAATTAATTAGGGTTCTTCTGGTTCTGATCAAGCACTAATACCCTACTCTGCACTCATAATATTATAATCTAGAAATTAAAGGGCGACACTAGAAAACAATGTTTATCTAAATCTTATAAACTCGAGAGGATGGTTGAGCAAGatcttcaaaaaaaaagaaaaagaaaaatgaataaccTTTAAATTTGATGCCTCATCTTGGCCTGGCTGTCTCATAAAGAGAAGAGCACCGTACGTTTAATTTATCTGTCAACATGATGCACTCACAACCCGACAAAATAAATTAGATCGACTTTAATCCAAATATCAACCATGGGCCTGGCTCGGTTGTGCTGTCTTCAGCTTAATCTAACCGGACCGTCCTTACTTGGGCCACTCATTTGGGAGAAAATAACttcaaagaaagtaataagaaagacaccaaaaaaaccaaaaaaaaattgcattgcCAAAAAAGTCAAATGACAGGGGACGCTTGCACTgtcttcttttttcaaaattcgGTGCCTCTGTCCTCGTGCACCATTGGATTCCCCCGGAAAATCAGTTCCCATCAATGACGCTTTACCAATTTCTTTCTATCAGGACCCCTTTCGAGCTGCtgtttttttatctttctatgCTGTCTTTCTGTAAAGCCCAAACAACAGATCAGGTCGGGAAACAGAAATAGCAGTGGCAAGAAAGATGAGTTCCGGGAATTTCCTCCAAGTGGTGGTCAAGAACTTTGATGTTCTAGCATTGTATGTCTCTTCAGTATCTAAATCAGTACTTGTACAAGTGTTTTGtactttctctttttgtttcctCTTCTTAATTTCCTCACTTGgggttcatttttcttttgcgTTTCAGGCCTCTGGTCACTCTTGTTTATCCACTGTAAGTATGGGTTTTTATTAGTAGGAGTGAGTAGAGTACTCCATCATCTCCAttaatttgttctttttctttggtgTTGTACGCTTTGGATAGGCATGCTTCCATCAAGGCTATAGAGACCAAGTCTCCAACCGATGATCAGCAATGGCTCACATATTGGGTTCTCTACTCTATGCTCACAATCTTTGAGCTTACATTCGCCAAAGTCCTTGAATTGTAAGCAGCTTCGATCCGGCTTAATTAATgtaaacatattaattttaaaagtcagtgattagtaaaattatttcatgTTAAAATTTCAGGCTGCCCATTTGGCCTTATGCTAAGCTTATCTTGTCATGCTGGTTGGTCCTACCACACTTCAATGGGGCAGCATATGTTTATCGGAACTTCATAAGGCCATTCTATATGAATCCACAAAATCATGTTCAAATGTGGTATGTCCCACGTAACAACATCTTCAGAAAGAAAGATGACGTTCTTACTGCTGCTGAGAAATATATTGAAGAGCATGGACCTGAAGCCTTTGAAAGGCTTATAAACAAGGTACATACATAATGAGCAGTGCTAAAACTACAAAAGATTATACAataataatctcacaaactgaCGTAGTTTCATATAATCCATTAGATCTGTTTTATAATagaagtaactttacaatttgataaaccatatcaaatcacatcagtttgtaggattacttttgtataatcacTTTGTAGTTAGAGAATTTctctatatcatatatatttcgtcgatcactaattaattaattattgatcaGTACTATGTATGCATAGCTTCTTGTTATTTAATTTAGGCTACATCTTTTTAATGTATTAAGGGCTAACCTAATTTGCGAAATTAAGGTGGGTTAATTAAAGGCTAGTTAGAACATTTGcaattaccatatataattatatttatgtagCTAGTTGCATAGAGTAAATTGAAGACTTTTCTTCtattaattatgcatttctttGTGAACATTTGGACGTccatatgattaattatatatcgtACGTAATTGCAGGCTGATAGAGAAGGTAGAGCCAAGAGGAGCAACAATTTCATGGCCTtcgatgatgattatatttattGAAGTGCATGAGTTCTTTCTTTCCTAGATAGTTAGCTACTTAAAAGCTTCGAAACTTAAAGATGATAAGTTTCTTAATATCATGGTGTGTTGCAATATTGGTCATTAAGAGTATTA contains:
- the LOC122311100 gene encoding HVA22-like protein c; amino-acid sequence: MSSGNFLQVVVKNFDVLALPLVTLVYPLHASIKAIETKSPTDDQQWLTYWVLYSMLTIFELTFAKVLELLPIWPYAKLILSCWLVLPHFNGAAYVYRNFIRPFYMNPQNHVQMWYVPRNNIFRKKDDVLTAAEKYIEEHGPEAFERLINKADREGRAKRSNNFMAFDDDYIY